In Peromyscus leucopus breed LL Stock chromosome 16_21, UCI_PerLeu_2.1, whole genome shotgun sequence, a single genomic region encodes these proteins:
- the Adora2a gene encoding adenosine receptor A2a has product MVSSVYITVELAIAVLAVLGNVLVCWAVWINSNLQNVTNFFVVSLAAADIAVGVLAIPFAITISTGFCAACHGCLFFACFVLVLTQSSIFSLLAIAIDRYIAIRIPLRYNGLVTGMRAKGIIAICWVLSFAIGLTPMLGWNNCSYLREDQNSTQPCGEGQVTCLFEDVVPMNYMVYYNFFAFVFLPLLLMLGIYLRIFLAARRQLKQMESQPLPGERTRSTLQKEVHAAKSLAIIVGLFALCWLPLHIINCFTFFCPSCQHAPPWLMYLAIILSHSNSVVNPFIYAYRIREFRQTFRKIIRTHVLRRQEPFKAGGSGAWALASHSTEGEQISLRLNGHPLGGWANGSAPHSGRRPNGYTLGLVSGGSSQGSPGDVEHQEGDPEHPGLGDQLAQGRVETASWSTEFAPS; this is encoded by the exons ATGGTCTCCTCAGTGTACATCACGGTGGAGCTGGCCATTGCTGTGCTGGCCGTCCTGGGCAACGTGCTTGTGTGCTGGGCCGTGTGGATCAACAGCAACCTCCAGAATGTCACCAACTTCTTTGTGGTATCGCTGGCGGCGGCTGACATCGCAGTGGGTGTGCTCGCCATCCCCTTCGCCATCACCATCAGCACCGGCTTCTGTGCCGCCTGCCACGGCTGCCTCTTCTTTGCCTGCTTTGTCCTGGTCCTCACTCAGAGCTCCATCTTCAGCCTCTTGGCCATCGCCATTGACCGATACATCGCCATCCGCATCCCACTCCG GTACAACGGCTTGGTGACAGGTATGAGGGCCAAGGGCATCATTGCAATTTGCTGGGTGCTGTCGTTTGCCATCGGCCTGACCCCCATGCTGGGCTGGAACAACTGCAGTTACCTTCGGGAAGACCAGAACTCCACACAGCCCTGCGGCGAGGGCCAGGTGACCTGTCTGTTCGAGGACGTGGTGCCCATGAACTACATGGTGTACTACAACTTCTTTGCCTTCGTGTTTCTGCCCCTGCTGCTCATGCTCGGCATCTACTTGCGGATTTTCCTGGCTGCCCGGAGACAGCTGAAGCAGATGGAAAGCCAGCCCCTGCCGGGGGAGCGGACTCGGTCCACGCTGCAGAAGGAGGTCCACGCCGCCAAGTCCCTGGCCATCATCGTCGGGCTCTTCGCCCTCTGCTGGTTGCCACTGCACATCATCAACTGCTTCACCTTCTTCTGCCCCTCCTGCCAACACGCCCCTCCGTGGCTCATGTACCTGGCCATCATCCTCTCCCACAGCAATTCTGTTGTCAACCCCTTCATCTACGCCTATAGGATCCGCGAGTTCCGCCAGACCTTCCGGAAGATCATCCGCACCCATGTCCTGAGGCGTCAGGAGCCCTTCAAGGCAGGGGGTTCCGGTGCCTGGGCCTTGGCATCTCACAGCACTGAGGGAGAGCAGATCAGCCTCCGCCTCAACGGCCACCCCCTGGGGGGATGGGCCAATGGCAGTGCCCCCCATTCTGGACGGCGGCCCAATGGCTACACCCTGGGGCTGGTGAGTGGAGGGAGTTCCCAAGGGTCTCCTGGGGATGTGGAGCACCAGGAAGGAGACCCGGAGCATCCTGGCCTAGGGGATCAGCTGGCCCAGGGCAGAGTAGAAACAGCCTCGTGGTCCACAGAGTTTGCCCCTTCCTGA